The Triticum aestivum cultivar Chinese Spring chromosome 7B, IWGSC CS RefSeq v2.1, whole genome shotgun sequence genome window below encodes:
- the LOC123156006 gene encoding BTB/POZ domain-containing protein POB1 produces MEPDFSRASGGPSYEFAFNSVNFSDRVLRIEIVPGDDAPGAKGAAGEGCSSIADWARHRKRRREDLRRDKECGKYMLEPSKVKIEAEECDTYEETGEEPVAMIEESPPDIGQDGEDGENSDSSWNMECNQVLRVKSIYISSAILAAKSPFFYKLFSNGMKESDQRHATLRITTSEESALMELLSFIYSGKLTTNEPTLLLDILMISDKFEVVSCMRHCSQLLRSLPMTTESALLYLDLPSSISMAAAVQPLTDAAKEFLANKYKDLTKFQDEVMNIPLAGIEAILCSNDLQVASEDAVYDFVIKWVRAQYPRTEERREILGTRLLPLVRFSHMTCRKLRKVLACSDLDHEQASKSVTDALLYKADAPHRQRALAADVLTCRKYTERAYKYRPLKVVEFDQPYPQCVAYLDLKREECSRLFPSGRIYSQAFHLAGQGFFLSAHCNMDQQSAFHCFGLFLGMQEKGSSSVTVDYEFAARTRPSGDFVSKYKGYYTFTGGKAVGYRNLFAIPWPSFMADDGLFFIDGVLHLRAELTIKQS; encoded by the exons ATGGAGCCGGACTTCTCGCGGGCGAGCGGCGGCCCGAGCTACGAATTCGCCTTCAACTCGGTCAACTTCTCCGACCGGGTCCTGCGGATCGAGATCGTCCCCGGGGACGACGCGCCGGGGGCCAAGGGCGCCGCCGGCGAGGGCTGCTCCTCCATCGCCGACTGGGCGCGCCACCGCAAGCGCCGCAGGGAGGATCTCCGCCGCGACAAAG AATGTGGAAAGTACATGTTGGAACCATCAAAGGTAAAAATCGAAGCAGAAGAATGTGATACCTATGAGGAAACCGGTGAGGAGCCTGTAGCTATGATAGAAGAATCTCCACCTGATATTGGACAAGATG GTGAGGATGGAGAAAACAGTGACTCATCCTGGAATATGGAGTGTAATCAGGTTTTGAGAGTGAAATCTATCTATATCAGCTCTGCAATTCTAGCAGCAAAAAGTCCCTTTTTTTACAAG CTTTTCTCAAATGGCATGAAAGAATCCGATCAGAGGCATGCTACTCTTAGAATAACTACTTCAG AGGAAAGTGCCCTTATGGAGCTTTTAAGCTTTATTTACAGTGGAAAGTTGACGACAAATGAGCCAACCCTTCTGCTTGATATCTTGATGATTTCTGACAAATTTGAAGTTGTTTCTTGCATGAGACACTGCAGTCAATTGCTAAGGAGCTTACCTATGACCACAGAATCTGCACTTCTCTATCTAGATCTGCCTTCCAGCATTTCAATGGCTGCAGCAGTTCAGCCACTGACTGATGCTGCCAAGGAATTCCTCGCTAACAAATACAAGGATCTGACCAA GTTTCAGGATGAAGTGATGAACATTCCCCTTGCTGGGATTGAAGCCATCCTATGTAGTAATGACCTTCAGGTGGCATCAGAGGATGCAGTCTATGACTTTGTGATCAAGTGGGTTCGTGCTCAATACCCAAGAACGGAAGAAAGACGTGAAATCTTGGGTACTCGCTTGCTGCCGCTCGTTCGGTTCTCTCATATGACCTGCAGGAAGTTGCGGAAGGTCCTTGCGTGCAGTGATCTGGATCATGAGCAAGCATCTAAAAGTGTCACTGACGCACTCCTGTACAAAGCTGATGCACCACATCGACAGCGCGCCCTTGCTGCAGATGTGTTGACTTGTAGGAAATATACTGAACGAGCTTACAAGTATCGCCCGCTTAAGGTGGTGGAATTTGATCAACCATATCCTCAGTGCGTAGCATACTTGGATCTGAAGCGTGAGGAGTGTAGCCGACTTTTCCCTTCCGGGCGGATTTACTCGCAAGCATTCCATCTCGCTGGACAGGGATTCTTCCTGTCAGCACATTGCAACATGGATCAGCAAAGTGCTTTCCACTGCTTTGGTCTCTTCTTAGGGATGCAAGAGAAGGGCTCATCGAGTGTTACCGTGGACTATGAGTTTGCTGCAAGGACAAGGCCATCGGGCGATTTTGTCAGCAAGTACAAGGGCTACTACACCTTCACTGGTGGAAAGGCAGTTGGCTACCGGAATCTCTTCGCGATTCCATGGCCGTCGTTTATGGCTGATGACGGCCTCTTCTTCATCGATGGAGTACTACATCTGAGAGCGGAACTGACCATAAAGCAATCATAG